In the Methylomonas rhizoryzae genome, one interval contains:
- the pth gene encoding aminoacyl-tRNA hydrolase encodes MIKLIVGLGNPGPQYQKTRHNAGFLFLDHLLSTSCGKWSHNAQFSGDVATYLGFGCNVLLLKPMTFMNKSGISVTKMLHYYKLKPEELLVVHDELELAEGLVRLKRDGGHAGHNGLRDIIAHLNTRDFFRLRVGIGRPNSGANIADYVLSKPSSQALEAFDELFARLAAEISSLVSVDINTINTKFGS; translated from the coding sequence ATGATTAAGTTGATTGTGGGACTGGGAAATCCCGGCCCCCAATACCAAAAGACCCGGCATAATGCCGGGTTTCTTTTTTTGGACCACCTGCTTTCTACGTCATGCGGTAAATGGAGTCATAACGCCCAATTCTCGGGTGATGTCGCAACCTACCTTGGTTTCGGCTGTAATGTGTTATTACTGAAACCTATGACTTTCATGAATAAAAGCGGAATTTCCGTTACGAAAATGCTGCATTACTACAAACTGAAACCGGAAGAATTGTTGGTGGTACACGATGAATTAGAGTTGGCGGAAGGCTTGGTGAGGTTAAAGCGGGACGGCGGGCATGCCGGTCACAACGGTCTAAGAGATATAATTGCTCATCTGAATACCAGGGATTTTTTCCGGCTTAGGGTTGGAATCGGTAGGCCAAATTCCGGTGCCAATATCGCCGATTACGTTTTGTCGAAGCCTTCTAGTCAGGCACTAGAGGCTTTCGATGAATTATTTGCTAGGCTTGCGGCCGAAATTTCCAGTTTGGTTTCAGTGGATATCAATACGATTAATACGAAATTTGGCTCGTAA
- a CDS encoding phosphomannomutase/phosphoglucomutase: MGRVFTVIASLAALMVVLAGGVSHWFSSLKVDTAKEAAAMTVAASLAGALSQQLEALQQSVDGVAQLPQVLQAFAGQSPQQLEQTANDLQTAIPFNLRLRLLLPNVNTLDQAHNPPMSFGDLDMVRASLVAKQKPVIQGEAGQRHLAFTSAVRDGDKVVGVVLASLNANIPQNFLAKIPYTGGKLTLRQEQLTLASVGDLADDEQDIEPQSISIPNSRWTIDVQVQVKSDIADTGLSFAIICLPALLACLGFFMGYRKLSDSLRQDQSSILKAAKDMMQGKIAGNYPMQLPEMQPIITAIAQFKRVLDQEQAVAGKSPVLVEDEDFFDESFDMDFLEPIGEKPQPLQTPEVLTSVPISMPDLTIPLPVAQAKEARAIGGQGMDVVESFLPPDQFEQLAKSVTPRTAETTVTENIPPSNDRYANYFRFGRVVGQHFPTDFCFAIGQAFASEAKAHNVNTIVLARDSRETSQALVEELTKGLLSAGCDVLDIGMVPTPILAFVGHHTDGRSAVMVSGGNLPAAYNGLKMILSGEPGSQKLTERLQARMRSGDISRGVSGSVEKNGLFINEYIGIISEDIHIVRPMTVVLNAGSDVVGQIAPLLLRTIGCDVIELGDGRIFDPAEPAAFEALSKAVVLNKADVGLAFGGDGDTLVAAVDSAGEIRWPDALLMLFAADVLAVKPGSAVVLDSACSRHLAHYITRKGGQPVLSAEGIPGFFSAVKQHGAALAGDFAGHFVFNDRWLNFSDALYAAVRLVEILSSDSRVSTELFAALPHGVATPEWQISVTPGTLEPLLAAMRSTGTADGSLVDADGVRVEFADGWWCLRPGLLDSVLGLRFEADSAAALSRIQTLFKQQLLNIRPDISLPF; this comes from the coding sequence ATGGGCCGGGTTTTTACCGTAATTGCTTCACTGGCTGCGCTAATGGTGGTATTGGCGGGCGGGGTTTCGCATTGGTTTTCCTCTCTTAAAGTCGATACGGCGAAAGAGGCGGCCGCGATGACGGTCGCAGCCAGTTTGGCCGGCGCACTTTCGCAACAGTTGGAGGCGTTGCAGCAAAGCGTGGACGGAGTGGCGCAGCTGCCTCAAGTCCTGCAGGCGTTTGCCGGCCAATCTCCGCAACAATTGGAGCAAACGGCGAACGATTTGCAAACCGCCATCCCTTTTAACTTGCGCTTGCGATTACTGTTGCCGAATGTCAACACATTAGATCAAGCGCATAATCCGCCTATGAGTTTTGGCGACTTGGATATGGTTAGAGCAAGCTTAGTCGCTAAGCAAAAGCCGGTGATCCAAGGAGAGGCCGGGCAGCGCCATTTGGCTTTTACCAGTGCGGTTCGCGACGGCGATAAGGTAGTCGGAGTCGTATTGGCGAGTTTGAATGCCAATATCCCGCAAAATTTTTTGGCAAAAATCCCCTATACCGGCGGCAAATTAACGTTGAGGCAAGAACAGCTGACGCTTGCTTCGGTGGGTGATTTAGCGGATGACGAACAGGACATAGAGCCACAATCGATTTCGATTCCCAACAGCCGTTGGACGATAGACGTGCAGGTACAGGTAAAATCCGATATAGCCGACACGGGGTTATCGTTCGCGATTATTTGCCTGCCGGCATTGCTTGCTTGCTTGGGGTTTTTTATGGGCTATAGAAAGCTTTCGGATAGTCTGCGTCAGGACCAAAGTAGTATTCTTAAAGCGGCAAAAGACATGATGCAAGGCAAGATCGCCGGCAATTACCCGATGCAATTGCCGGAAATGCAGCCCATCATCACGGCTATCGCTCAATTCAAGCGGGTTTTGGATCAAGAACAGGCGGTTGCCGGCAAAAGCCCCGTATTGGTCGAAGACGAGGATTTTTTCGACGAGTCCTTCGATATGGATTTTTTGGAGCCTATCGGTGAAAAGCCGCAACCGTTGCAAACTCCGGAAGTATTAACTTCCGTGCCGATCAGCATGCCGGATTTAACGATTCCGCTGCCCGTCGCGCAGGCAAAAGAGGCGCGAGCTATCGGCGGTCAAGGAATGGATGTGGTCGAATCGTTTTTGCCCCCCGACCAATTCGAGCAATTGGCGAAATCCGTTACCCCTCGGACGGCGGAAACGACGGTAACCGAAAACATCCCCCCTAGTAACGACCGATATGCGAACTATTTCCGATTTGGCCGTGTGGTGGGGCAACATTTCCCCACAGATTTTTGCTTTGCAATCGGTCAGGCCTTCGCCAGCGAGGCGAAGGCCCACAACGTTAATACTATCGTTTTGGCGCGCGATAGCCGGGAAACCAGTCAGGCGTTGGTGGAGGAGTTGACGAAGGGCCTATTGTCGGCAGGATGCGACGTATTGGATATCGGCATGGTGCCGACGCCGATATTGGCGTTTGTCGGCCACCATACTGACGGCCGTAGTGCGGTGATGGTTTCCGGTGGAAATTTGCCGGCGGCGTATAACGGCTTGAAAATGATCTTGTCCGGCGAGCCCGGATCGCAGAAGTTAACGGAGCGTTTGCAAGCTAGGATGCGGTCGGGCGATATCTCGCGAGGCGTTAGCGGGTCGGTAGAAAAGAACGGTTTATTCATTAACGAATACATCGGCATCATCTCCGAAGACATCCATATCGTTCGACCTATGACGGTCGTATTGAATGCCGGTAGCGATGTAGTCGGGCAAATAGCGCCACTATTGCTGCGCACCATCGGTTGCGATGTGATAGAGCTCGGCGACGGCCGGATTTTCGATCCGGCCGAGCCGGCTGCTTTCGAGGCTTTAAGTAAAGCGGTTGTCCTCAATAAGGCCGACGTTGGATTGGCTTTCGGCGGTGATGGGGACACTCTGGTGGCGGCAGTCGATTCCGCCGGGGAAATCCGTTGGCCGGATGCTTTGTTGATGTTATTTGCAGCCGACGTATTGGCAGTAAAACCGGGCAGTGCCGTGGTATTGGATTCGGCTTGTTCCAGGCATTTGGCGCACTACATCACGCGCAAGGGCGGACAGCCGGTGTTGTCCGCCGAGGGTATTCCCGGATTTTTCTCCGCGGTCAAACAACACGGCGCCGCATTGGCCGGAGACTTTGCCGGGCATTTCGTATTTAACGATCGCTGGCTGAATTTCAGCGATGCGCTGTACGCCGCTGTCCGATTGGTGGAGATTCTTTCCTCGGACTCGCGGGTCAGCACCGAGCTGTTCGCCGCACTACCGCATGGCGTGGCAACGCCGGAATGGCAGATTTCGGTAACGCCCGGAACGCTGGAGCCGCTATTGGCCGCGATGCGCTCGACCGGCACGGCCGACGGTAGCTTAGTCGATGCGGACGGCGTGCGGGTGGAGTTTGCGGATGGCTGGTGGTGTCTGCGTCCGGGATTACTCGATTCGGTCTTGGGTCTTCGTTTCGAGGCCGATAGTGCGGCGGCGTTATCGCGTATTCAAACCCTATTTAAACAACAATTGCTGAATATCAGACCCGATATCAGCTTGCCTTTTTAG
- a CDS encoding 50S ribosomal protein L25/general stress protein Ctc, whose protein sequence is MANVFEFVAEVRGAAGTRAAKAIRRQGKVPAVLYGGTAVPEMLTLDHNDLLKHLVHEAVYSHVLDIKVDGRTEKAVLKQIQRHPAKPQILHIDFMRVDETHKLKVRVPLHFVNESTSVGVKKGGVINHAMVDVEVVCMPSALPEFIEVDLANVDLGETVHLSNLVLPAGVEIPELQHGPEHDHPVVQVAKGRGGSDEGVQA, encoded by the coding sequence ATGGCTAACGTATTTGAGTTTGTTGCAGAGGTACGCGGTGCGGCCGGCACAAGAGCGGCGAAAGCGATTCGTCGTCAAGGCAAAGTTCCTGCAGTGCTTTACGGCGGGACAGCAGTACCGGAAATGTTAACTTTAGATCACAATGATCTTTTAAAACACTTGGTTCACGAAGCGGTTTATTCGCACGTTTTAGATATAAAGGTCGATGGACGTACCGAGAAAGCCGTTCTCAAACAAATTCAGCGCCACCCTGCAAAGCCGCAGATTCTGCATATCGATTTCATGCGTGTCGACGAGACGCACAAATTGAAAGTCAGAGTGCCTTTGCATTTTGTCAATGAATCGACTTCAGTCGGGGTCAAAAAAGGCGGGGTGATTAACCATGCAATGGTCGATGTCGAGGTGGTCTGTATGCCATCCGCTTTACCCGAATTCATTGAAGTCGATTTGGCTAACGTTGACTTGGGTGAAACCGTGCACTTGTCTAATTTGGTGTTGCCGGCTGGCGTAGAGATTCCCGAGTTGCAGCACGGTCCGGAGCACGATCATCCGGTTGTGCAGGTTGCGAAAGGCAGAGGCGGCTCTGACGAGGGTGTTCAAGCCTAG
- the coaBC gene encoding bifunctional phosphopantothenoylcysteine decarboxylase/phosphopantothenate--cysteine ligase CoaBC, with translation MSSKNILLGVCGGIAAYKSAELIRLLRKRGYAVKVVMSANAGAFITPLTLQALSGQPVHNELFDPAQERAMGHIDLARWADLLLIAPASADTLAKMAHGIADDLLSTIYLAAESRVIAAPAMNQAMWNKAVTQENIDTLRRHGVQLVGPEPGEQACGETGFGRMSEPERIVECVEAACVSDRSLAGVKVVISAGPTREPLDPVRFISNRSSGKMGYALAEAAAAMGGEVVLVSGPVQLPPPKSLRLVPVESALEMYDAVLREAGCAHLYIGAAAVADYRPVAVAPAKIKKQQEVGSIALVQNPDIISAVTALPAKPFVVGFAAETDDLEAYALDKLQQKNLDMIAANWVGRNEGGFDSDHNALQVYWRGGSRLLPLATKRCLAKQLLRLIEEKMHEKNPLENP, from the coding sequence ATTAGTTCTAAAAATATATTGCTTGGAGTGTGTGGCGGTATCGCAGCGTATAAGTCCGCCGAATTGATTCGCTTGTTGCGCAAGCGCGGCTATGCGGTCAAAGTGGTGATGAGCGCGAACGCAGGTGCGTTTATCACGCCGCTGACGTTGCAGGCGTTAAGCGGACAGCCGGTTCATAATGAGCTGTTCGATCCGGCACAGGAGCGGGCCATGGGGCATATCGATCTGGCTCGCTGGGCGGATTTGTTGCTGATTGCACCTGCCAGTGCCGATACTCTTGCAAAAATGGCTCACGGTATTGCCGACGATTTACTGTCCACGATTTATCTTGCTGCCGAATCTCGGGTTATTGCGGCGCCGGCTATGAACCAAGCGATGTGGAATAAAGCAGTTACGCAAGAAAACATTGACACATTGCGACGGCACGGGGTCCAGCTAGTGGGGCCGGAACCCGGCGAGCAAGCTTGCGGAGAAACCGGATTCGGCCGTATGAGCGAGCCCGAGCGGATTGTCGAATGTGTAGAGGCTGCGTGCGTTAGCGACCGGTCGCTGGCAGGGGTTAAAGTTGTGATTAGCGCTGGACCGACCCGCGAGCCCCTGGATCCGGTGCGATTCATCAGCAACCGTAGCTCCGGAAAAATGGGTTATGCCTTAGCGGAAGCGGCTGCGGCCATGGGCGGGGAAGTGGTTTTAGTCAGTGGCCCGGTGCAATTGCCGCCGCCGAAATCGCTACGTTTGGTGCCAGTCGAATCGGCGTTGGAGATGTACGATGCGGTGCTGCGCGAGGCCGGATGCGCTCATCTCTATATCGGCGCCGCTGCGGTGGCCGATTATCGGCCTGTGGCTGTAGCCCCTGCTAAAATCAAGAAGCAGCAAGAGGTCGGCAGCATAGCGTTAGTGCAAAACCCGGATATTATTTCCGCAGTAACGGCATTGCCGGCCAAGCCCTTTGTCGTTGGTTTCGCTGCGGAAACCGACGATCTGGAAGCCTATGCGCTAGACAAGTTACAGCAAAAAAATTTGGACATGATTGCTGCCAATTGGGTAGGGCGCAACGAAGGCGGATTCGACAGCGATCACAATGCGCTGCAAGTATACTGGCGCGGGGGGAGCAGGCTGTTGCCGCTGGCGACCAAGCGTTGTTTGGCGAAACAGCTTTTAAGATTAATCGAAGAGAAGATGCATGAAAAAAATCCGCTTGAAAATCCTTGA
- a CDS encoding ribose-phosphate diphosphokinase produces the protein MRDASIMVFSGNANRALSEGIVRKLNMRLGMATVGRFSDGEIFVEIEENVRGRDVFVVQPTCTPTNENLMELLVMIDALRRASAARITAVIPYYGYARQDRRSRSARVPITARLVADMIGHAGADRALTVDLHADQIQGFFGIPVDNVYASPILLGDVWKQEYENLIVVSPDVGGVVRARALAKRLGDADLAIIDKRRPRPNVSEIMHIIGDVVGRTCVMVDDLVDTAGTLCHAAAALKKHGAVKVVAYCTHPVLSGKAAENVRNSVLDELVVTDTIPLTDELKAIGKIRQLSVAEMLAETIRRIAVGESVSSLYVD, from the coding sequence ATGCGCGATGCTTCGATTATGGTATTTTCGGGTAATGCCAATAGGGCACTGTCCGAAGGTATTGTTAGGAAGCTGAATATGCGTTTGGGCATGGCCACGGTAGGTCGTTTCAGTGATGGCGAGATCTTTGTAGAAATCGAGGAAAACGTTCGCGGACGGGATGTGTTCGTGGTGCAGCCGACATGCACGCCTACGAACGAAAATTTAATGGAACTATTGGTCATGATCGATGCTTTGCGTAGGGCATCGGCAGCGAGAATTACCGCTGTTATTCCGTATTACGGATATGCGCGCCAAGACAGGCGTTCACGTTCGGCCAGGGTGCCTATCACGGCGCGGTTGGTGGCGGATATGATCGGGCATGCCGGTGCGGATAGGGCTTTGACCGTAGATTTGCATGCCGATCAGATACAAGGTTTTTTCGGTATTCCGGTCGACAATGTGTATGCTTCGCCCATTTTGTTGGGTGACGTGTGGAAGCAAGAATACGAGAATTTAATCGTCGTCTCCCCGGATGTGGGCGGAGTTGTAAGGGCACGCGCGTTAGCGAAGCGTCTTGGGGATGCTGACTTGGCCATTATCGATAAGCGCAGGCCTAGGCCGAATGTGTCTGAGATTATGCACATCATCGGCGACGTCGTTGGCAGAACGTGCGTCATGGTCGATGATCTAGTCGACACCGCCGGTACGCTTTGCCATGCAGCCGCAGCGCTGAAAAAGCATGGTGCGGTCAAGGTAGTGGCGTATTGTACGCATCCGGTGCTTTCCGGGAAGGCTGCCGAGAACGTGCGGAATTCCGTATTGGACGAGCTGGTAGTGACTGATACTATCCCGTTGACGGATGAATTGAAAGCAATCGGCAAAATTCGACAGTTGAGCGTTGCTGAAATGTTGGCTGAAACGATAAGGCGGATTGCGGTGGGCGAGTCTGTAAGCTCGCTTTACGTAGATTAA
- a CDS encoding DUF4124 domain-containing protein produces MSVRSGKLVWLLPLAVAYWLVAAPAAYAKKMYRWVDENGNVYFSDQVPPDQVKHKRETLNQDARILDSVDKAKSAEELAQQQRLQSLRREQNKLIEKQAASDKVLLATYRTLDDINRAFENKMALMDGKQRVLEGNKQRLEQQLLQQQQQAAENERNGRTIPEKLIADIASTEQQIKQADLDLQRHAVDRQAAEKEFRADIARFEILTRSESGGVNDAANAAVHSNDELGLFSCENTEICENAWAIAGQFVREFATTGPDVDTELLIMSAPPINDNDIGLSVSRLGQEPDKPQIFLDVRCKNSTVGKELCASDRAQTIRKNFVGYIQLRLSTQQQGADTLIGK; encoded by the coding sequence ATGAGTGTACGTTCTGGCAAGCTGGTCTGGTTGCTGCCGCTAGCGGTAGCTTATTGGCTCGTCGCCGCACCCGCCGCGTATGCAAAAAAAATGTATCGCTGGGTCGACGAAAACGGCAACGTGTATTTTTCCGACCAAGTACCGCCCGATCAAGTCAAACATAAACGGGAAACCTTAAACCAGGATGCCCGCATCCTGGATTCCGTAGACAAAGCCAAATCGGCGGAAGAACTTGCCCAGCAACAGCGCTTGCAGAGCTTACGCCGAGAGCAAAACAAACTCATCGAAAAACAGGCGGCTAGCGACAAGGTACTGTTGGCCACTTACCGTACCTTGGACGATATAAACCGCGCTTTCGAAAACAAAATGGCGTTAATGGACGGCAAACAACGCGTATTAGAAGGTAATAAACAGCGACTGGAACAACAACTGCTTCAGCAACAGCAGCAAGCAGCGGAAAACGAACGCAACGGGCGGACGATCCCGGAAAAATTAATCGCCGATATCGCCTCGACCGAACAACAAATCAAGCAAGCCGACCTGGATTTGCAAAGGCATGCCGTAGACAGGCAAGCGGCTGAAAAAGAATTCCGCGCCGACATCGCCCGCTTTGAAATACTCACGCGCTCGGAAAGCGGCGGAGTCAACGACGCTGCAAACGCCGCAGTACACAGCAACGACGAACTCGGGCTTTTCAGCTGCGAGAACACCGAAATATGCGAGAACGCCTGGGCAATCGCCGGTCAGTTTGTCCGCGAATTTGCAACGACCGGTCCCGATGTCGATACCGAGCTATTAATCATGTCGGCTCCCCCTATCAATGACAACGACATTGGCTTGTCCGTATCCCGATTGGGACAAGAACCCGACAAACCGCAAATTTTTCTGGATGTCCGCTGTAAAAACTCCACGGTCGGCAAAGAACTTTGCGCCAGCGATAGGGCGCAAACCATTCGCAAGAACTTCGTGGGCTATATACAACTGCGCTTATCTACGCAGCAACAAGGTGCCGATACCTTGATCGGTAAATAA
- the argB gene encoding acetylglutamate kinase: protein MKEKTAHQIAHVLIEALPYIQKFKGKTVVIKYGGNAMIDEGLKHSFARDIVLMKLVGINPIVVHGGGPQIGELLKRLGKTSEFVDGMRVTDSETMDVVEMVLGGLVNKEIVNLINMHGGKAVGLTGKDGNFIHARKINITKAGASLDDAPEIIDLGHVGEVGSIDPAVVEMLGNSDFIPVIAPIGVGNDGHSYNINADLVAGKVAEVLRAEKLMLLTNIPGILDKDGKLLTGLRLTDIDNLIADGTIYGGMLPKTRCATDALKGGVNSVHIIDGRIEHSVLLELFTDQGIGTLLLRR from the coding sequence ATGAAAGAAAAAACCGCTCACCAAATCGCTCACGTATTAATCGAGGCTCTGCCTTATATTCAAAAATTTAAAGGTAAGACCGTCGTCATCAAATACGGCGGTAATGCGATGATAGACGAAGGCTTAAAACACAGTTTCGCTCGCGATATCGTGTTGATGAAGCTGGTCGGCATCAACCCGATTGTCGTGCACGGCGGCGGCCCGCAAATCGGCGAGTTGCTAAAACGCTTGGGCAAAACCTCGGAATTCGTCGACGGTATGCGGGTTACCGATAGCGAGACCATGGATGTGGTCGAGATGGTCTTGGGCGGTTTGGTTAACAAGGAAATCGTTAATTTGATCAATATGCATGGCGGTAAAGCGGTCGGTTTGACCGGAAAGGACGGCAATTTCATCCATGCCCGCAAAATCAATATTACCAAAGCGGGTGCGTCGCTGGACGATGCGCCGGAAATTATCGATTTAGGTCATGTCGGCGAAGTCGGCAGCATCGATCCTGCCGTGGTGGAAATGCTGGGCAACAGCGATTTTATTCCCGTCATCGCGCCGATTGGCGTGGGCAACGACGGCCATTCTTATAACATCAACGCCGATTTGGTCGCAGGAAAGGTGGCGGAGGTGCTAAGGGCCGAAAAGCTGATGCTGCTGACTAACATTCCGGGCATACTGGATAAAGACGGCAAGTTGCTGACCGGTTTGCGTTTAACCGACATCGATAATTTAATCGCCGACGGTACGATTTACGGCGGGATGCTTCCTAAAACCCGTTGCGCGACCGATGCGTTAAAAGGCGGGGTGAACAGCGTGCACATTATCGATGGACGCATAGAGCATTCGGTACTGTTGGAATTATTTACCGATCAAGGTATCGGCACCTTGTTGCTGCGTAGATAA
- the dut gene encoding dUTP diphosphatase produces MKKIRLKILDARLGREIPLPSYATVGSAGMDLRACLDQDIVIAAGETVLIPTGLAVHIADPGLAAVLLPRSGLGHKHGIVLGNLVGLIDSDYQGQIFVSCWNRSEQAFTVQIGERIAQMVFVPVVQAEFDYVEEFDVSSRASGGFGHSGRH; encoded by the coding sequence ATGAAAAAAATCCGCTTGAAAATCCTTGACGCTAGGCTAGGCCGCGAAATTCCCCTGCCTAGTTACGCTACGGTAGGATCTGCGGGAATGGATTTACGCGCATGTCTGGACCAAGACATCGTCATAGCGGCGGGAGAAACGGTTTTAATTCCGACCGGACTGGCCGTGCATATAGCGGACCCTGGGCTAGCTGCGGTCTTATTGCCGCGCTCAGGCTTAGGGCATAAGCACGGCATAGTGCTAGGTAATTTGGTGGGATTGATCGATTCGGATTATCAGGGGCAAATCTTTGTGTCTTGTTGGAATCGTAGCGAACAGGCATTTACGGTACAGATCGGCGAACGCATCGCCCAAATGGTGTTTGTGCCTGTCGTGCAAGCCGAGTTCGACTATGTCGAAGAATTCGACGTGAGCAGTCGCGCTAGCGGCGGTTTCGGTCACAGCGGGCGGCACTGA
- the proC gene encoding pyrroline-5-carboxylate reductase translates to MKTRTIGFIGGGNMASSLLSGLIASGHSPQQLWVSDPAPLLLEEHQQRLKVNVSADNNAIVQAADVIVLAVKPQILRDVALQIAPLVQQRHSLVVSIAAGISQASLAHWLGHSTAIVRCMPNTPALVLTGATALHANPNVSDEQKDLAENILRAVGLTLWVADESQMDAVTAVSGSGPAYFFLLMEAMEAAAISMGLDEKAARLLTQQTALGAAKIALESSESPAELRLRVTSPGGTTQQAIETFQQNGFEALVAKALQAARDRSIEMSKQLGAE, encoded by the coding sequence ATGAAAACTCGAACGATCGGATTTATCGGCGGCGGCAACATGGCTAGTAGTTTGCTGAGCGGTTTGATTGCCAGCGGCCACTCCCCTCAACAGCTTTGGGTGTCCGACCCAGCCCCCCTCCTATTGGAAGAACATCAACAACGCTTGAAAGTGAATGTCTCGGCCGACAACAACGCTATCGTGCAAGCAGCCGACGTCATTGTTCTGGCCGTGAAACCGCAAATATTGCGCGATGTTGCCCTGCAAATTGCTCCCCTGGTCCAACAACGGCATTCGCTGGTGGTTTCGATAGCCGCCGGCATTTCGCAAGCCAGCTTGGCGCATTGGTTGGGACATTCGACCGCCATAGTGCGCTGCATGCCTAACACTCCGGCATTAGTCTTAACCGGTGCCACCGCGCTGCACGCTAACCCGAACGTCAGCGACGAACAAAAAGATCTGGCCGAAAACATCCTGCGCGCGGTCGGCTTAACTTTGTGGGTGGCCGACGAAAGTCAGATGGATGCCGTTACCGCAGTATCGGGTAGCGGCCCGGCTTACTTTTTCTTGTTGATGGAAGCCATGGAAGCCGCAGCAATATCCATGGGATTGGACGAAAAAGCCGCGCGCTTGTTGACTCAGCAAACCGCATTGGGTGCGGCTAAAATAGCCTTGGAATCCAGCGAATCGCCCGCCGAACTGCGGCTAAGAGTGACTTCTCCGGGTGGAACCACACAGCAAGCAATCGAAACGTTTCAGCAAAACGGCTTCGAAGCCTTGGTCGCTAAGGCCTTGCAGGCGGCCCGCGATCGTTCTATAGAAATGTCCAAACAACTGGGAGCCGAATAA
- a CDS encoding YggT family protein, translating to MGSNYMTDPLVFLIDTITSLYILAVMLRFLFQWTRADFYNPVSQFLVKITHPPLRIIRRFVPAVGRIDTSCLLLALLLQLLANLAILSIKGVGIGIAALTVLSFTALLKMLLDIFVYAIFAGAILSWFAPMSYSGAASLLYSLTEPVLSICRRMIPDLGGIDLSPLVALVLLQLAKMMLLPPLQELAGMLS from the coding sequence ATGGGATCCAACTATATGACCGATCCGCTGGTGTTTTTAATCGACACCATCACCTCGCTGTATATCTTGGCGGTAATGTTACGATTTTTGTTTCAATGGACGCGGGCGGATTTTTACAACCCGGTCTCGCAATTCTTGGTCAAAATCACCCACCCGCCGCTTCGCATCATCCGCCGCTTCGTGCCGGCGGTAGGCCGCATCGACACCTCCTGTTTATTGCTGGCCCTGCTGTTGCAACTCTTGGCCAATCTAGCGATTTTGTCCATCAAAGGCGTAGGCATAGGCATAGCCGCCCTGACGGTGCTGTCATTCACGGCCTTGTTGAAAATGTTGCTGGACATTTTCGTGTACGCCATTTTTGCCGGTGCGATACTGAGCTGGTTCGCGCCCATGAGCTACAGCGGCGCAGCGTCTTTGCTGTACAGTTTGACCGAACCGGTATTGTCGATCTGCCGCCGCATGATTCCTGATTTAGGAGGCATCGATTTATCGCCGCTGGTCGCATTAGTGCTGCTGCAGCTTGCCAAAATGATGCTGCTGCCGCCGTTGCAGGAATTGGCCGGCATGTTGAGCTAA
- the radC gene encoding RadC family protein, which yields MSIKEWPADERPREKLMRKGANSLTDAELLAIFLRTGTAGTSAVEMARSLLQEFGSLQALLAAEHERFCQCHGLGDAKYAQLQAVLEMARRYFAETITRGNALTSPDATRAYLHAQLRNYSYEVFACLFLDSQHRVIQWEEMFRGTIDNASVYPREVVKKALSCHAAAVIFAHNHPSGINEPSQADRHITDRLKQALELFDIRVLDHFIVGDGAPFSFAEHGLI from the coding sequence ATGAGCATTAAAGAATGGCCCGCCGATGAACGCCCCAGAGAGAAGTTGATGCGCAAAGGCGCGAATTCTCTAACTGACGCCGAACTATTGGCGATTTTTTTGCGTACCGGCACCGCCGGAACATCCGCCGTAGAAATGGCACGATCGCTTTTGCAAGAATTCGGTTCCTTGCAAGCTCTATTGGCCGCTGAACATGAACGTTTTTGTCAATGTCACGGCCTAGGCGATGCAAAATACGCACAATTGCAAGCCGTATTAGAAATGGCGCGCCGCTATTTCGCGGAAACGATTACCCGCGGCAACGCGTTGACCAGCCCTGATGCAACTCGCGCCTATCTACACGCCCAATTGCGCAACTATAGCTACGAAGTTTTCGCATGCCTATTTTTGGATAGCCAACACCGCGTCATTCAATGGGAGGAAATGTTTAGAGGCACCATCGACAATGCGAGCGTTTACCCGCGCGAAGTGGTTAAAAAAGCCTTGAGCTGCCACGCGGCTGCCGTCATTTTTGCGCACAATCACCCATCCGGCATCAACGAACCCAGTCAGGCGGACCGACACATAACCGACCGGCTGAAACAAGCCTTAGAATTGTTCGACATTCGCGTGCTGGACCATTTTATCGTCGGGGACGGAGCACCGTTTTCCTTTGCCGAGCACGGCTTAATTTGA